The Duganella sp. BuS-21 sequence CCATTCGTTGCTCAGCGCGCGCGTGATGCTGCCGCCCACGCGCACGATGGTGTAGTCGGCCTTGGCGCCGGTGCGTGCCAGCGTGAAGGCGTCCTGGCTGCCGTTGGAACCGCCCGAGATATTGCGCAGCAGCGTCACCTGGCCGCCGATATCGCCCTGTTTGAACGGCGTGCTGGCCTGGTAGCTGATGCTGAGCGGGTGTACGGTGACGTTGTTGCCCAGTTCCGTGCCCAGCAGCTGCACGCTGTTCTTGAAGGCTTTCACGTCGACGCCGTAGGTCAGGCGGGAGTCGATGTCGCCGCGTTTGTCCAGTGCCTGGTTGTAGCGCGCGCCATAGACCGCACCCTTGCCGCTCACGGCCAGGTTGAAGGCGCCGGCGCTGACGTTGCCCGAATCGACGTTGGAATAGCTGGCGAAGAAGTCCAGCGAGTCGCCGCTCTCATACAGCGGAATGTGGTAGCCGGCGCCATACACCTTGACGCGGCCCGGCTCTTCCGCCGAGGTGGTGTATTGCAGCGACGCCAGGTGGTCGCGGCCGAACAGGTTGGCGTTCTGCAGCACCACGCCGATGTGGGTCTTGCCGGTGGAGGTGGTGCCGGTGTTGTCGCCGTTGGCCAGCACCTTCCACGGCGACTCGTCCTTGACGTCCAGCACGGCGTCGACTTCATCATCCTTCTCGCCGCTTTGCAACTTCATGGTGATCTGCTTGGCGGGGCTCTCGTTGCCCTGCTTCAGGTTGGCCGAGACGGCCTTCAGGTTCGGCGATTTGCCTTCCTGCAGCGCAGGCAGGCTGCGGCGGATATTGGCTTCGTCGAAATAACGGTTGTTCTTGACCGATACGCGGCCGATTTTGGTTTCCACCACGCGCAACACCACCACGCCGCCGTTCAATTCCTGTTCCGGCAATTCAATCGTCACGACGTTATAGCCGCGCTGATGATAGACTGCCTCCAACGCTTCCAGCGCGCGCTGCACGTCGCCGAAATCGCGCTGCTTGCCGCTGTAGCGCGCCAGCAGGGTATCGATCTCGGCTTGCGACAACAGCGTGTTGCCCTTGACTTCGAAGCGGGCAATTTCAAAGCGGATGGCGCTGTCATCGGGCGCTTGCGCCCACGCCGAGGCAACGGCGACGGCAAGAACGGAACCTGCGAGCAGGCGCGTTAGGCTATATCTCATTTTTTTTGGACTCGTGGTGTTAATCTAGATTTATTGTTATTTTACAATAACAATCTTTCCCCGATGCTAGCATAGCCATCAAGCCCTGAGAGCGATCCAGCGGCGATCTTTCCGCGCACTGCGGCAAGTGTTGGATTTCTGCCTTATACGGGCTTCATGATTGCAGTTTCGCCACTTATTTGGTGTCGAAAGTGGTGACGCCGTCCCAGTCCGCACCGGGCGGATGTTCGCGGAAGTAGGCGATGCGCTCGACATACAACTGGTACAGGCCGCGCTGCGGCGACCGGGCTTGCAGCTCGGCCAGGATGGCCGAGGCCTGGTCCCAGCGCTGCCCGCGCACGCAGGCCAGCGCCTCGTGCCAGCGCTGCACTTCGCTGCGGGTGGCGTCGTCGGTATCCTGCACCAGCGCCACCGGCTCGAAGATCGCCACCGGCTCGTTCTTGCCTTTCACCCGCACCAGGTCCAACTCGCGGTAGGTGAATTCCGGCGTCGACGCGCGGGTGGTCTCGCCCACCGCGATGCCCACGCCATACACTTTGGTGATCCCTTCCAGGCGCGAGCCGAGGTTGACGGCGTCGCCCATCACCGTATAAGCGCGGCGGATATTGGAGCCCATGTCGCCCACGTGCATCACGCCGGTGTTGACGCCGATGCCGATCTTCAGTTCCGGCCAGCCGCGCGCCAGGAAATCCTGGTTCAGGCGCTTGGCGCTGGCCTGCATCAGCAGCGAGGTGGCAACGCCACGGCGGGCGTGGTCGTTGAACGCCACCGGCGCGCCCCAGAACGCCATCACGGCGTCGCCGATGTACTTGTCCAGCGTGCCCTGGTGGGCGCTGCGGATGTCTTCCGACATGGCCGTCAGGTAGAGGTTGATGTATTCGCGCAGCGCCTTCGGCGTCAGGCCTTCGGAGATGGTGGTGAAGCCGCGGACGTCGACGAACATCACGGTCAGCTCGCGGCTCTCGCCGTCCATATTGTATTTTTCCGGATCTTCGGCCATCTCGGCCACCAGCTCGGGCGCCACGTATTCGCCGAAGCGCGACACCAGCGCCGCCCCCTTGCGCACCTCGAAGAAATAGCCCCAGGCGACGTTGACCACGAACACGCTGGCGATCACGATCACCAGCATGGCCAAGTTGAAGATCAAATCCTGCTCGGCATACTGGTAGTAGTTGAAGCCGACGGCCGCCGCCAGCACCGTCACGCCCAGCAGGATGGCGCGCAGCGGCGACAGCGCCGCCAGCGCGAAGCTCAACGCCAGGCCGACCACCAGGATTTCCGCAGCCTCGGCCACGAAAGCCCAGTAGGGGCGCGACTTGAACCGGTTGTCGAGGATGGAGCGGATCATATTGGCGTGGATTTCCACTCCGGGATATTCCGGGTTGACCGGCGTGGCCCGCAAGTCGACCAGGCCGGGCGCCGTGGTGCCGATCAGCACCACCGTGCCTTTCAGCAGCTCCACCGGCGCGCGGCTGGTCAGCACGTCGGCCGCCGATACATAGCGGAACGAGCCGCCGTGCGGCCCGCCGACGCCACGGTATTGCACCACGGTGCTCATCGCCTCGCCGACCGGAATCAGGCGCTGCTTTTTGCCCGGCAGCAGGATGGTCAGGTAATCGTAGCCGCCGCTGTCGAGCTGCGACTGCGACAGTTCGTCGACGTTCTCGGCCAGCAGCGGCTTGACCGCCAGCGCGTTCAGGTACAGCGACGCCGTCGCCAGCGACAGCGACGGATAGTAATCCTCGCCGACCTGCTGGATCAGGTAAGCGGTGCGGACGATGCCGTCCGGATCGGTCACCACCGAGAAGCTGCCGGCGCCGGCCGCCGCCTGCGTCAGCACCGGCACATTGGCTTCGTAGCCGGGTGCGTTGTAGGCGGTCAGTTCGCGGCCGTTGAGGTCGGCCTCCGAGAACAGCGGCTTGGGCAGCGCGCCCTTGATCTGGTCCGGCGACAGGTTGAAGCCGAGGATCACCTGCTTGCCTTGCAGCGCGCTGGCGAACACGCCGTCGTAATCCATCTGCGGCTTGAGTTCATCGAGCCGCTGGCGCAGCGCCGGCACGTCCTTCAGCGTGGTCCTGGACAGCTTGTCCAGCACGCTGAAGCCGGAACTGGTGTCCGGCTCGGGGAAGGAAATATCGTAGCCGACCGCCTTGACCTGGTAGTGCTTGGTCAGCTGCGAGATCAGGCTGGCCTGGACGTTGCGGCTCCACGGAAAGCGGCCGAACTCGGTCAGCGACTTGCCGTCGATGTCGACGATAACGATGCGTTTGTCCAGCACCGGCGCCTGCAGCTTCATGCGTTCGCCGGCCCACAGGTTGTCGAGGCGGGCCACGGTGTTGTTGCCGAACATGGCCAGCGCATAGGCGACGCCGCCGAAGGTGATCAGCATGCCCAGCAGCCAGCGCGGGCCGTACTTGAGCAGGACCTTGGTCCATTTCGCAGGCAGCAAGCGCATCAGGGCGTGTAGCCTGGAATCTTGGCTTCGTCGATGAAGTCGATCTGTTTTTCGTCCATATTCTTACGGGCGAATTCCATGTAGATCTGCTTGCGGATAAAGATGTCGAACAGGTCGGGATCGATGTGGCCGTTGAGCGCGAAGTTGCCCAGGATACGCAAGGACTCGGTCAGCATCTTGCCCTTCTTGTACGGCCGGTCCTTGGCGGTCAGCGCCTCGAAGATGTCGGCGATCGCCATCACCCGCGCCTGCACCGACATCTGCGCCTTGGTCAGGCCGCGCGGATAGCCTTTGCCGTCCATGCGCTCGTGGTGGCCGCCGGCGTATTCGGGCACGTTCTTCAGGTGCTTGGGCCACGGCAGCGCCTCCAGCATCTTGATGCTCATGACGATGTGGTTGTTGATTTCCTTGCGCTCGGCGTCGGTCAGGGTGCCGAACTTGATGGTCAGGTTCATCATCTCGTCGGCATCGAGGAAGTCGCGCTCGACGCCGTCCGGGCCGGTCCAGCGGTGCCGGCCGATGACCTTGACGCGTTCCTGGTCTTCCGGCTTCATGCCCTCGCCGCCGACGTTGGCCACGCGGATGAACTCGCGCTCGGCGCGCAGCGCAGCCTGCTGCTGCGCCAGCTCTTCGTCGATGGCGGCGAAGGCTTCGGCGGAACCGGCGCCGAGTGCGAGCTTGCGCTTGAGCGCGGCGATCTCGGCGTCGCGCAGCAGCACTTCGAAGCGGGTGTCGATCACGGCGATGCGGTCGAAAATGGTTTCCAGCTTGGTGGCCTTGTCCACCACGTGTACCGGGGTGGTGATCTTGCCGCAGTCGTGCAGCAGGCCGGCCAGCCACAATTCCTTGCGGTCGGCATCGCTCATGCGGAAATCGGCCATCGCGCCGCTGTCGGTCTCGTGGACGGCCTCGGCCAGCATCATGGTCAGTTCCGGCACGAACTGGCAATGGCGGCCGGTGTACGGCGATTTTTCGTCGATGCCGATGTTGATCAGGTTGACCAGCGATTCCAGCAGCTCTTCCAGCTGGAAGATCAGGCGCTGGTGCGTCAGCGCCACCGCCGCCTGCGCGGCCAGGGCTTCGATGAAGCGCTGGTCGGTCTGGGTGAAGGCGCGGATGTCGCCGGTGTCGGTGTCCTTGGCGTTGATCAGCTGCAGCACGCCCACCAGTTCACCTTCGTGGTCGCTCATCGGCACCGTCAGGAAGGACTGCGAATGGTAGCCGCGCAGCTGGTCGAACTTGACCATGCCGGAGAAGTTGAAGACGTCGGCTTTATACACATCCTCGATGTTGACCGACAGGCCGAAGTGGGCCGCATAGGCCGCCACCGCCGACAGATTCTTGTCGCCCTGGTCGTCGTACAGCGCCACGCCGCCGCTCGGCGCTTCGGTGCCGGAGCCGCCCTGGTGGATGTTGAGCGTGTCGTTGAGCAGGATGTGGAAATTCAGTTGCTGCTTGTCCTCGCTGGGACGGTACAGCGTGCCGCCGTCGGCATTGGTCATGCCCTTGGCGACCAGCAGTATACGCTCCAGCAAGGAATCGGTATCGTGATTGCTGCCCAGCTGGACGCTGAGTTCGGTCAGCTGGTCCAGTCGCTGGGAGATTTGGATTTGATTCAACTCTTGCATGGTTGTTATTCTTGACAACGTTTTGGACGAGACACAGACAGGGCGCGACTCGCAAGCGCAGTTTGGGAGTGTAGCTCCAGCGCAAGCTGTTGTACATAAGGAAATTGCCGATGCGACGAATTTGCATCGGCTTTTCCCTCTTGGCAGAAAAAAAAGCTATCATCGGCTGTAGATAAGCGGGCAACAAACAACAAAACCAACAAATCAAACAACAACAATAAGAGCACATCAGGGATCGTCGTATGAAATTCAAATTTTGGGGTGTTCGTGGTTCCATCCCGTCCCCCGGCCCGCGCACGGCGCGCTACGGTGGCAACACCACCTGCATCGAAGTTCGCACCGACGACGACACCCTGATCGTCATCGACGGCGGCACCGGCATTTTTTCGCTGGCGCAGTCGCTGATCCAGGATAAATCCAAGCCCATCCACGCCAACATCTTCATCACCCACAGCCACTGGGACCACATCCACGGCCTGCCCTTCTTCACGCCGCTGTTCATCCGAGGCAGCCGGGTGCGCCTGCACGGCGTGACCGACCCGGTGACCGGCAACGGCATCGAGCACGTGATGGGCGTGCAGCTGCAAAACAGCTACTTCCCCGTCAGCGAAACCCAGATGGACGCCACCATCGAATACCGCACGCTGGAAGTCGAGCAGCCGATCGAAGTGGGCGACGCGGTGGTCAGCAACGTGGTGATGAACCACCCGGTGACCGACCTCGGCTACCGCATCGCATGCAACGGCCGCTCGGTGTTCTTCACCGGCGACCACGAGCCGCACTACAATATCCACCCGCTCGACCATGCGGAACATGCCGACTACGGGCGCTGGATCGAACAGCGCAACGCCGCCATCGACGCCGCCGTGCAAGGGGTGGACGCGCTGATCGTCGACTGTTCCTACACGCGCGAGGAATATCCGGCCAAGCAGGGCTGGGGCCACGGCACCTTCGACTCGGCGTTCGCGCTGGCGCTGCGCGCCGGCGCCAAGGCGCTATACTGCACCCATCACGAACCGACGCGCAGCGACGATGAACTCGAAGCCGTGTTTGCCGACGTCATGGCGCGCCACGCCTGCTTGCTGGGCGATTTGCAGGTCTTCCTGGCTTACGAAGGCATGGAAGTAACTCTGACGTAGCCCACCTAGCGGAGCGATCATGAATGACGCCGGCGTACGACCTAGTGATGTCGATCTGCGGCTGGCGTTCTTTCAAAAGCTGCAAACCGTTACCACGAAAATCCACGCCACCAGCAACCTCGACGAGATCATGCTCGACCTGGGCATGGAGTTCTGCGACCTGTTCAACTGCGACCGCTTCACCCTGTACGCGATGGATGTGCAGAAGGACTACATCGTCTCCAAGGTCAAGACCGGGCTGACTTCCTTCCGCGACCTGAAACTGGCGATCACCCCGGCCAGCATCGCCGGCTACGTGGCGCTGACGCGCAAGACCGTCAACCTGGCCGACGTCTACGACCAGGCCGAGCTGGGACGCTATTCGCCCGAGCTGCGCTTCCAGCAGGGCGTCGACCAGCGCACCGGCTACCGCACCAAGCAGATGCTGGTGGCGCCGCTGATCTCGGTGCAATCGCGCGAGCTGCTCGGCGTGGTCCAGTTCATCAACAACCGCGACCGCATCCCCTTCTCCAGCATTGCCGAGGACGGCGTCAGGGAGCTGTGCGCAACCTTGTCGGTGGCGTTCTCGCAGCGCATGAAGCCACCGCAGATGGTACGCACCAAGTATGACGGGCTGGTGACAGCGGCGCTGATCTCGGTCCAGGAACTGGAACAGGCTACGCGCAGCGCGCGCACCCGCGAGCTCGATATCGAGGACGTGCTGATCGACGAATATGAGATCAAGCCGGCCGCCATCGGCGTCTCGCTGGAAAAACACTTCGGCGTGCCCTACGAGCACTTCCGCGCGGACCGGCTGAAGCCGGTGGAGCTGTTGAAGAATCTGAAACGCCAGTACGTCGAGGAATCGGGCTGGCTGCCGCTGGAGGATGGCAAGGACGGCCTGCTGGTGGCGGCGCTGGACCCGGAGCGGGTGGCGCACAGCCACATCGTCGAGCAGATCTTCCCGCGCGCCAAGGCGCTGCTGCGCGTGACCAGCCAGCGCGAGTTCCGGCAGATGGTGGAGCTGTACTACGGCCACGGCGACAGCGGCAGCGTCGGCGACCTGCTGTCGGGCATGGACGACGTCTATGACGAGGATGGCGAGAGCGGCTCCGGCGAGCTGTCGGAGGCGGTGGAGAACGAGCTGGTCAAGCTGCTCAACAAGATCATCATGGACGCCTACCGCCAGGGCGTGTCGGACATCCACATCGAACCGCTGCCGGGCAAGGGCAAGACCGGCATTCGCTTCCGCAAGGACGGCACGCTGGTGCCCTACATCGAAATCCCGGCCAGCTACCGGGCGGCGCTGGTGGCGCGGGTGAAGATCATGTGCGACCTCGACATCTCCGAGCGCCGCAAGCCGCAGGACGGCAAGATCAAGTTCAAGAAATACGGCCCGCTCGACATCGAGCTGCGGGTGGCGACCATTCCCTCGTCGGGCGGCGTGGAAGACATCGTCATGCGGATATTGGCGGCCGGCGAACCGATCCCGCTCGACAAGCTGGGCGTGCTGCCGTTCAACCTGGAGCGGCTGCGCGCCACGGTGAGCAAGCCCTACGGCCTGTTCTTCGTCTGCGGCCCGACCGGTTCCGGCAAGACCACCACGCTGCATTCGGTGCTGAATTATCTGAACACGCCGGACACCAAGATCTGGACCGCCGAAGACCCGGTCGAGATCACGCAGAAAGGCCTGCGACAGGTGCAGGTGAACCGCAAGGCCGGACTCGATTTCGCCAGCGTGATGCGGGCGTTTCTGCGCGCCGATCCAGACATCATCATGGTCGGCGAGATGCGCGACAAGGAAACCGTCAGCATGGGCATCGAAGCCTCGCTGACCGGCCACCTGGTGTTCTCCACGCTGCACACCAACAGCGCGCCGGAATCGATCGTGCGGCTGCTGGACATGGGCATGGACCCGTTCAATTTTTCCGACGCGCTGCTGGGCATCCTGGCGCAGCGCCTGGCCAAGCGCCTGTGCGGCAAATGCAAGCAAGCCTACGAACCATCGGCGCAGGAATTGGATGCGCTGCTGAAGGAATATTGCGAAGCATTGCTGGACCCGCCCACGGTGCTGGCGCGCTGGCGCCAGCAATACACCAAGGACGGCAAGTTCACGCTGTACCGCGCGGTGGGCTGCGACGACTGCACCAAGGGCTACCGTGGCCGCGTCGGCCTGCACGAACTGATGATCGGCACCGACCAGATCAAGAAGCTGCTACAGGAACATGCCCGCGTCGCTCAGTTGCTGGCGGCCGCACTGGAAGACGGCATGCTGACCCTGAAAATGGACGGCATCGAAAAGGTTCTTTTAGGGATCACCGACATCAAGATGGTGCGGGCGGTGTGCATCAAGTAGCCGCGCGGCTTGCGGCGGCGGTCGGCCAGGGCGCGCAGTCGCGCCAGGCCGGCTTTCAGGTTGAACGAGCGGCCGGCCAAGGTGGCGTTGACCAGCTCGGCGGCCAGCGCGATCGACGGCGCGGCGGCGCTTTGCGAGCTATACGGCAGCACCAGGCGATAGCGGCCGGCCATGCGCGGCACCACGCCGACAAAGGCCACGGTCACCTCGTTCAGCGCCAGGCGGCGCAGTTCGATGGCGGTTTGCTGCAGCAGTTCGACAATGACAGGCACCTCGTCAGCACGGCGGCCCACCAGGCCGTGCAGGCGACGCAGGCCGGGCAAGGCGGCGTACAGCCGTTGTTGCAATTGTTCGGTTTGTTCTGGCGTCACCGGCTCGAGTTCAACGATGCTCAACAGGCAAGGTTGGGTAGAGTAACGGTTGCCGCTCTCCAGGTAGCGTTGATCTATGATTTTCATGGACACCATTGTGACGCTTGCCGAGCCCGTCCGTAAGCAGCATCCGCCGCAAGGTTTTGTAAGACCAGACTTACAGCTGCTTTTCGAAACACACGGCCAGGGGATTGCCGATGTACTTGCCGTAGTTGGCGATGCGGCGGTAGCCGCGCGCCTCGTAGAAGTCGACTGCGCGGCGGTTGACCAGCCGCGTCTCCAGCCAGACGGCCTGATAGCCGCAAAGGACCGCCTCGGCCTCCAGGAAGCGCAGCACGGCGCTGCCGACGCCGCTGGTGCCGTGACGCGCATACATGCGCTTGATCTCGGCCACGCCCGGCTCCAGCGGCCGGAAGGCGCCGCAACCGAGCGCCGCGCCGCTGTCGTCGCGCGCCACCACGAAACAAGCCATCGGCCCGCGTACATCCTCAACATCGAACGATGCCCTGCCGCCGTCGCCGGTGATGGCCTGCAGCGTGGTCGACAACTCCGCCATCAAAGCAAGCGAATCGGCCGCCCCCGGATCTTCCGCTGCAAGTTGGATATCGTTGGTCATGGCAGGCTCTCCAGAATGGCAGGACCTATTGTAGAGCAAGTTTGCCGCTGAACATCGCCGCCATGGCGGTAACGTCGCGGCCGACGCCACGGTAGCCGATGAAACGGCTGGCCTCGTCGAACATCGGTTCGCCGCTCACTTGCAGGTATTGGATCAGGCCTGAGGCGGCGGTGCGGCTGTAGACGAAGTCCAGGAACGGCTTGCGCTCGGCGATGTTCGCTTCCAGCAGCGCGCGTTCGGCGACGTTCCAGCCGCCGCTGTCCTTGCCGCCGATGCCCACCATATCGGCCACCGGCCCGGACCAGTTGGTGAGGTTGCCCTCGGCATCCTGTTCCCAGTACCAGTCGGTCGACAGTTCGGCAAAGCGCTGGAAGCGCGCCTCGCTGGCGCGCAGCTGCGCCGTGCGCTCCAGCACCGTGTGTTCGAGCTGCTGGTTGTGGCGATCGAGCTTGCGGTGCAGCAGCCGCACCTCCAGCATATTGCGGATGCGGGTTTCAACCTCCACCAGATCGAACGGCTTGCCGATGAAGTCCCTGGCGCCGGCCTGCAGCGCGCGCAGCTTGTGGTTGGGCTGGGCGGTGATGACCAGCGCCGGCACGTAGCCGTCCGGTTCCACGTCCTTGAGCGCGTCCAGCACGGCAAAACCGTCCATGCCGGGCATCTGCAAATCGAGCAGGATCAAGTCGTAGTGGTTGCGCTGGTGCAGGCCGCAGACCGTGTACGGATCCATGGTGCAGCTGACGTTGGTGTAGCCGGCTTTTTCCAGCACCTGCTCCAGCAGCATGACATTGGACTCCTGGTCGTCGACGATCAGGATGGCCGCCTGCAGTAGTTCGGTTGGGGCGATCACGATGGAACTCCTGTGTGCTGCTCGGCGAACTCCAGCGCCAGGTCCAGCGCGCGCATGAATTCGACGACATTGATCGGTTTGGTCAGATAGCGGAAGAACCCGGCCTCTAGCCCTTTTTCGATATCGCGCGGCATGGCGTTGGCCGACAACGCCAGCACCGGAATGGCCGCCATCGACGGATCGTCGCGCAGGATCTTCAGGCAGCCGAAACCGCTCACGCCCGGCAGGTTGATGTCCATCAGGATCACATCCGGATGATAGGTGCGCGCCAGCTGGATGCCGGTGTGGCCATCGATGGCGGTCAACAGCTTGAGGTCGCTGCGGCGCAGGATCAACTGCTCCACCAGCGCCAGATTGGCCGGGTTATCTTCGATATATAGCAAGGTCCGCAGCGACGCGGTCTCCGACAGGCCAGGCGACGCCATGCCGTCGAAGTCGGCCAACTCCAGCACCGGCTCTTCGCTGGCCACCAGCTCGACCCAGAACGTGGTGCCGACGCCGACCGTGCTGTGCACGCCGATGGTGCCGCCCATCAGCTCGACCAGCTGCTTGGTCACCACCAGGCCGATGCCGGTGCCCTCCTCGGCGCCATCCTTCTGGCCCAGGCGGTTAAACGGCTGGAACAGGTTTTCCACCTGTTCCGTCGGCAAGCCCGCGCCGTTGTCGGTCACGCTGATGCGCACCATGCCGGGACGCTCCTCGCCGCACTCCACCATCACCATGCCGCCGGGGCGGTTGTACTTGATGGCGTTGGACAGCAGGTTGATCATCACCTGCTTGACGCGCGTGCGGTCCGCATGCACGAAGTATGGCCGGCTCAGGCTTGGAATGGTCAGGCGGATGCCGCGCTTGTCGGCCTGCGGACCTATCATTGCCTGGCAATCCTTGAGCACTTCCGTCAAGCCCATGGACTCCTGCGACATCAGCACCTTGCCCGATTCAATCATGGCCAGGTCGAGGATCTCGTTAATCAGCTGTAGCAGATACCAGCCGCCCTTCAGAATCTGATCGAGCGAGCGCTGCTGCGATGGGCCGGGCGGCGGGTTATCCGAGGCCAGCAGCTGCGCGAAGCCCAGCACCGCGTTCAGCGGCGTGCGCAACTCGTGGCTCATGCTGGAGAGAAAATCGGACTTGGCGTGATTGGCCTTCTCGGCCGCCGCGCGCGCCGCTTCCAGCGCCACATTGGTGTCCTGCAGCGCCAGTTGCTGTTCGCGCAGGCGCTGGTCCAGCAAGGCTTGTTCCGCCTCCACCTGCTTGCGCGCCGTGTTGTCCGTACCCATCAGCAGGTAGCCGATGACGTTCTCCTGCGCATCGCGCAGCGCGCT is a genomic window containing:
- a CDS encoding ATP-binding protein: MKIDHIPEGTPLKADALQLAIHNSANFSSIATDTRGVIQIFNVGAERMLGYSAAEVVNQITPAGISDAQEMIARAAALSQEAGVTIRPGFEALVFKASRGIEDIYELTYVRKDGSRFPAIVSVSALRDAQENVIGYLLMGTDNTARKQVEAEQALLDQRLREQQLALQDTNVALEAARAAAEKANHAKSDFLSSMSHELRTPLNAVLGFAQLLASDNPPPGPSQQRSLDQILKGGWYLLQLINEILDLAMIESGKVLMSQESMGLTEVLKDCQAMIGPQADKRGIRLTIPSLSRPYFVHADRTRVKQVMINLLSNAIKYNRPGGMVMVECGEERPGMVRISVTDNGAGLPTEQVENLFQPFNRLGQKDGAEEGTGIGLVVTKQLVELMGGTIGVHSTVGVGTTFWVELVASEEPVLELADFDGMASPGLSETASLRTLLYIEDNPANLALVEQLILRRSDLKLLTAIDGHTGIQLARTYHPDVILMDINLPGVSGFGCLKILRDDPSMAAIPVLALSANAMPRDIEKGLEAGFFRYLTKPINVVEFMRALDLALEFAEQHTGVPS